CGCGAACCCCGGCTCGTGCTTGACCAGCAGGTGCGGGCCGCCGAACACCGGCGGCACGACCGGGACGGGTGCCGTGGCGACGTTCACGATGCCGTGGTGGAACTTGTCGAAGACCACGCGGGGCGGCCCGTCCCGGTACGAGGCCGCCGGGTCCAGGGCGGCGAGCGCCCGGCCGGGTCCGTCGTGCTCGACCGCCCTGCGCAGCCCCGGCAGTTGCCCCGAGATCGCCCGGGCGGCCCGCGCCAGATCGGGTTCCAGTGCCCGCGCGGCCCGGCCCAGCAGATCCAGCAGATCCGTACGCAGTGACTCCGGCGCGTGCAGCAGCCTGCGCGCCGGCTCCGACCGGGCCGTCGACCGTCGCTCCGCCGCCTCCAACAGCCCTTCCCGCTGGGCCTGTTCCTCCGGTACCCGGTCCAACGGCATC
The DNA window shown above is from Streptomyces akebiae and carries:
- a CDS encoding small VCP/p97-interacting protein, encoding MPLDRVPEEQAQREGLLEAAERRSTARSEPARRLLHAPESLRTDLLDLLGRAARALEPDLARAARAISGQLPGLRRAVEHDGPGRALAALDPAASYRDGPPRVVFDKFHHGIVNVATAPVPVVPPVFGGPHLLVKHEPGFAAVVQYRCCRRPTTSPVARPCTGGWRCCGTPVGSASPGPSPASR